From the genome of Watersipora subatra chromosome 9, tzWatSuba1.1, whole genome shotgun sequence:
ataaagtggtatagaaacccatagtaattatctaatgcaatcacttctTTGTAAAAAGCATCAAAAGCATCATCAGTGAAAAATAGTAGCAACCGAATATATTAACCTGTTAATATGGTAACTATGTTAATATGTTAACTTAGTAACTAAAGTTACGTACAATatctttagtgcattttgtagtctaaatctgaaaaaaaatttaatattacaCAGTACTATGTgcagagtttttacctttgagacagacagaCGTCTAACAAGACAGACGTCTAACATAAtcactgaatctaacttaaataaatttaacttactaaaaacatacttgaagaaagttttagtaggtattttacaaaatttttaactaaaatttgatcatttatctgtttgcaaatctgtttttactataacggATTTGTAAACAGATAATGCATAACAATCGCCAAAGCTTAATTTCGtaagaaattattgttgatatcgtatggcggcAAACGTATTTGCCCTGGTAAGGTGagaacaaaaaagcatcgttttTTATAGTCAGgtggaaaatattttataacatgggTATCATAACCGCTGGCATTATATGgtaattaatacgtcatttagcgtttGCAGTCGAAAAAGTGGCATAAGGTACGTGATGAAAGCAACGGAGTTGTAAGGGCcgtgtagctcagtggttaaatgtgTAGTTAGAAATTTGTGGTCGCAATCCCTGGGAGTTCAAATTCAACACTAGGCGAGCATTTCATTGAAAGTATTTAATGGCAATAACCACTCAGACTGATTCACAGACATataaaactttgagatttatatacatatttttatatacaaatttacataactacatactataataattttaacaatattatatcatattatattatatactatcgTAGTCTTATAATTTCAGCTCATTTTTCATAAACATCAAAGTCATgctaaaagtttccaaaatatAGTCTGGCAGATACCAAGTTGGTGTGCTTAAAGTTACTTGTTTATAGGTGCTGGTCAAGGTTGAGTTAAGTTAGTTACTCTTTTCAGAGACACAATAGTCGTTGccttaatgttatattgtagGAATTTTTAGAGTTGTATAACAACTATGTACTTTCGGCCTGCACAATACACAATATAAATACTTATCAGAATACATTTTGCAATGCCTTAGGCTATTCGCTTAttgagtttttttttaactGAGATTCTATCATGCCACCACTGTTTGTGTATTATATTTCGTGTGTACATAGTTCAAATACCCCTTTATGACGACTCATGTCTGCATAAGTTGGAGTGTTATATCGGTAGGATGTAGTTCTGTCATGACCAATTTTATTAGTGTTCAAAAAAGCACTATCAAAATTCTGACAGAGAGAGCTGTCTGATTGAGGTGTTCGGCAGACATCTTACTGATGAACTTAGAGAGAAAAAGATTTGTGTTGCTAATGAACTTTGAatcatataaaaaaaattatttatattactcTAATAATTTAACTGGCTTAACGAGGTAAGAGCtacttatttgaattttttcagTTGTGTAGAAGTCTCTGATTTATATACACAGTGAATTAAAAATACCTACTAATGAGTTAATGCGCTTGACAAGAGAAGAAGACTCTCAGTAAAACTTGGCGTAAGCTCAAGCTAATCGGATGAGATTCCAAGAAGCATAATAAGCATACATCATTAACCAGTAATCATTAACACGTGATATATAGTACAGCCAATCTGGTTGAGTCTTCCTGGAGTATAAAATTGTAAGCCATCTGATCACCGGTCAGTTTTGTGGTAAACAGCCTGCAGGATGGATGGTGAAAAAATCTTAGTGAGTATTCATATACTATTTTATTGGCAATAGTTTTATCTCAAACAGAATGTTTACCAAATTATTTTGCAAGACAATCAAAAAAGAGCAGGTAGCTAACCAATCAAAGAATTGGTTCAGCACATCAGAAATATTCAGCGCAAAGCCTCGGATTTTAGCCTTCCACAGTAAAGGTTTTGTTACATGCTGTTCGCGTAGTGTTgaaatgtaaataataaagttGTTATGATATAGCCTCATGTTTGTTATGATTTAGAATACGTGTGCAGagtttcattttaaacaaaCCTGTGtattatgaaaaatatatttgtaagtGAAAACTAATGAAGCCAACATtagttttagaaaaatttgtaaataaCTTCAATGCGTTTaagtgtatttatttgttttcttgtcacaaaaaacttttaaagcgCATTAATTATAGaatttttctattatataaATCAATACGTCAGTCTTGGcattcgaatgagcctatatttaATACAAAAAGAATAATAGTACTAtgaaaacagggtgtcaaaagtgtGGCCTGCAATATAAAGACACTcggttgtggttcccacaatagATATCATAATTcatatttagccttaggtagtcaaTCCGTTTCGCTGCCATCAAAACTGCGCTTTTTTTGTGACAACCGGTgttgttaaacccagagagtgctaaaaataaactaggattctaaatATCCAATAATGCCcaggatcgtgctaacgccaatacaaacacatgttctggattaattaattatgcttcaataagtGTACTGTTATTGATCAAGGTGAAATCACATTGATTAAATTGTGGCCTACTGCAGTTGTTGGGCcataggactatatgtcaatcacactttcggcaagatcacgcaatgcttgacaTTAATTACTCTCAgttgtgcccctcaacatcacaaaaAGGGaaggctagtgcataatatcttCGAGGAAAGATAGTTTGGTGCTTGGAAGCTGAGTTATTtattatagaaataatctgtacgtggagagctaatgacactgattcttttgtcatcttaattggttctctggagttgccctacttttgcctgccactagcgtcattatcgtagttgataaatataaacgTTAAATATAGAACATGAAAATTGTGTCATCATAATTGTCGAGCCTAAACCATTGAACATTTATTCGGTACAGCTCCAGGGAAATCTTATAAACACCAActaatgtctgtctcaccatgtcaaacaatggctcattcgaaagccaagactctaaggtattgaaatataattatgataaaaattatgtaatttgtgTGCTTTAAAGTAGAATAATGGTATCGATTTGTGAGCTGAAGAAATAAGCACATGCATTGTATATTGTCTTTAGATGTCGTCACAGAAGAGCAAGTTTCCCTTCCAAGGGTTGGCTTTGCTAGTACTAAGTTTTCTACTAACTGGCACAGTGGGTGGTCTGATCTACTTATCTATCCATGGCCAAGCTAGTTGCCAGCCTCAGCAAAAGGTTAAAACTGTAGACATAGAAGCTGATGTGACAGTAACATCTGGAAACAATGAGGTAATTAATACTTTAAAGATGTACAATATGACTTCACAATCTCAGTATTTCACACTAAAACTAAGCATAGATTAAGTTACGTGTTGTAACAACTATTTAGAGTGCAAATGCTTCTGAAACTTTATTGTAAGTGCAGTGTTACTTTTGTCAGAAAGAAGAACACATCAGTTACGACCAGAACTCAAGAGTTGCTTACTACAAGGGAGCTGATGGCTCTTTCGAAGTTGATGACTTTAGCAAGGTAAGTTTTTAATTGCGATCAATCATTTGATATATattgatatgtaattttattggcagtaatTTCACTTCAATTAGAAATCTTTTACAGATTATGCTATAGaacaatcataaaacaaaaaggcaACAGTCAgcaactaaaatcaaataaataatttaacttaatttaaaataccttttttTGCTCAGAGAACAGATATTAGGTGGGAAAGTGCTAAAGCAGCTAACAAAGATGTTTTCAAAATGGTTGCTAGGTATTGTATGCAAAATGGTTGCTAGGTATTGTATGCAAATTGTTCCCATCAAGTAAGGTGAAATGATTAGAAAACCGGTAACTGTCCTGTTAAAAATGagaacacaaaccatgaaagactTTGAGACctataaaacgtttatttttctaaaagattttACTTTAGAATACTtttcataaaacaaaataatatatctggtatttataatatatattattatgtttattataacagtttattaaatataggattttatatataatatgaaatttaaaatgctatatttttattgaaacatagGATTTGTAGAATGTGAAATTtctagtataaaatataataggactcatattatattcatacataATGGAGGCtacatacattttattaaaatacttcattttatattttatttaatcccataattcattaaaatataggatgctttaaattaaataattaattttaaaaatactcaaaAACTGAGAACCTTGATGAAAAGTTGTGATTATCTTGACTAAAAGATTTTCATGTCATTGCAGAATTTGATTGCGCACCAAATATTAACttttcctgtcatgcactttgtgtaaatgttttttttaatttgtttgtgttttaaaattgaCCTAcagattaaaaaatattttctttcaacacggTACCAAGGTACTTTCATAGTGTTAACAGTGTTAACATATCATGCTAACAGCCCAAAAGATGGCAATCAGTTATTGTGAAGTGGCAAAATTAAGTGTAAAGATAGTGTAAAGTTATTGTAATATTTATCATCATTActtatttcacttttgtcaaaaatCAGTGCATTAATGTAAGTATTCTTTATAAAGATAACAAAGTTGGTTAACAAAGTAGTGAAATAACTATCAGGCTTCAAGTAGAAAAACCATAGATTTTAGTATGAATGAAGATAAATGATATCATAAATAGTAGGAAAACTGTATTAGATAATTTCGAAAAACAGGAATTATAAAGAAAAGTGTGTTTCGTTGTAATATTCTAATCAATGAGTGActagttttaatataataacaacAGTAAACATTAAATTAGCAATTGACTATACTACGCCTTCTCATACACGTCTTTCAACACGTATTAAGGATTTAGTCTTTTGTATAGGGAATTCATATCATCAGGGCACCAGGGAACAAGGTTTGTTACGTGATTCCTGTAGGAGCCAATTCAAACTCTCATCAAGGATTTGAGTCTTTTCTCAAAAATTCCAACCACGGAGCGGTTCAGGTTGACGGCTCAGTAGAGAATGAAGTTCAAATTTTACCTGGAAAGATTGAGGACACCAGTTTCATACCTGATGGAGCCCATGAAGAGTGTACCAATGGCTACCGGTGGATGGTTGTAACAAGTTCTGCATCAGCTGGTAAGTACCTTGCATTCGGGCCTTTTGGGTAATGACTACTCTCACCTGTATTGTATTGCCAGCCTTATATTACACTTTtatctcattcattacttttttAATGACTTAACCCGGTTCTACTTTTTCATAAtcaaagtgtttttttttaaagttaagCAGCTTAATTGCTTTCAACAATAATAATTCTCCATATTATCAGCTAGTTTTTTAATACTTGAAATCAtgattttagttttttcattttaatttagaTTTCTATTAAGTTTGCATCACTATTTAGGAGTTACAatctttttaaatcattttgcAGATAACGGCAAGGTAAAGAGGGAAGCTGAAGATGAACTTGATACTGGATGCAAATACTGCTATCATTTCAACAAAGATGACGGTAGCTTATACGAAAGCTGCTTCGTAATCGCCGAATTTGATTTTTGTTATCGTGTCTACCTAGAAGGTGACCGACCCGACTGGGTAGTTGATTCTCATTCTCAAAATGAATCAACTATCAAACCATAACAACTATGTGATATATGTCGTGAGAAGATACCATATTACTTTGTTAACATTAATCAGCATCAATTATCCATCCAAATATGCTTTGACACTTTTCATCtgatattttcttttaattgttaacttttattttaacttGTGATAATATGCATGGGCTCATTACAAGACAAACTTGACTGGTAtacaatataaaatgacaaatttaACTGTCATACAGTAATTAAAGTTTCATAACTGtttgataattttaaataattagttATTCATTGTAATGTTTTGTGCATTGGCAGAAGCTAAGCATTAATGCTCGTAATCACTGTGAAATAAATCAGTTGAATACGGCCGAAGATGTTATCAGATGCAGTAAAAATTGGCGGTgtattatcatatactgtaacacttgactTTATCTCATCATATGCTGTAACACTTGACTTTATCTCATCACatactgtaacacttgactATATCTCATCATATGCTGTAACACTTGATtatatcttatcatatactgtaacccTTGACTAaatcttatcatatactgtaacattTGAGTATATCTTCTCATATACCGTAATGCTTGactatatataatcatatactgtaacacttgactATGTCTTATCCCATCTGAACTCTGTTTTTAAGCAACAACATCGCCTTTCAGGCTAAAACAATCTTTTGAGTGTATAATCtcatgatgtatatatataacgtatatataatatatttatataagctatatatacatattatatatatttgttatataaacatactaaatatcatttatatttatatatttatttatatacctacatatatgatatattatattatagctgAATGGCCATTGTCAACATGCATAGTCAGAAATTGCCATTCATGACCAAAAAATGCACAAATCGACTTCCTTATTTAAAGCAAAGAATAAATAAAAGTGTTTGTAATCTTTTTGTAATCTGCAGCCATTAATACTGCAAAATGACTATTTTGTGCAGACAGCTATGTTCACCTTATAATAAACCATGATACATGACTGCACATTGTACAGTCACGTACATGATTTTATGTTGTACAGTTATGTTCTTGACTGTATAATCATGTACATTGACATGcacatttatgtacatgtacatatatgtacaggtATGTACATATAGATTGACCTTTGTTGAGAGAAGATCGTGACTGAAGTATAAATGTCTCGTATATACGTGGAATACGCAGCCTCACGGAGTCAAACGTTTGAAAGCACTTTTACTGAACATCCAGTTGGACtttctaaaataaaagttgGCTTCAAACATAGGAAAGTTTGCAAGATTCCTTGCAAAGTCCAATGTGAGGTGAAAATGTAGATTTTTACGTCATGTTGCAAATGTAAACACTTGCAACATGACATAAACATGTAGATATTCAGGCTGAAAGACACCATTTCGAAGAGTATGGCCAGCTCCACAATTGCTGCTGCGTTGGGCAAGCAACTGAGCGTTGCGCAAGTTAATGGGTTTGGCATATAAGAAAAAACTTTCAGCAGCCTTCCTGGAGTGAGTCATCATTTGCCTCACCTGATGTCTAAGGTTTGCAAGCTGCCAGTGAAAATAAATCGTGGGAATGAGGCAAAACTACATTGGAAAAGATGAATACCTTGAGATTAGCTAGTTTATTGTACATGAAAAAATCTAATTGCTAAAAGCTATTTATGGGTAACATATAAATGATGataaacttctttaaaattaGAGGAAAGACCACTGTTTTTGACCTTCAATATAGGCCTGCTACAATTTACAAGTGTCACCCATTTCTTTGACACAAATGGGGAAGTTCTCCTTCCAGTGTGTGGCTTTAGCTTTTTTAAGCTTCCTACTACTAGTAGGCATTGTGGGTGGTCTGAACTACACGAATATAGAATAGATCACCTACATTGACATATATATCCAGAAATGGTCAAATGGTCAACTGACCAGGTAGCTTAGCCTTTGGACGCAGGGCCTGGTTTGACTGTTTCTGCCACAGAAAAGTGCTAAGTCTTGACATTGGCATTGTTGGCTAGCCAACTAGCGAAGATAATAGATTGGTTTAATTCTACCTGTAAAACTCGAAAAATCTAATACTGACGGTCTTTATGGACACCATTGCAATTTTTTAAGCTGTGTATTAAGCATTTACAGTAAAGTATGTTAAATTGATAATTTGTATTATGAAAAGagccatctgtctgtctgtctgtctgaagccatgatTGGATTTTAGATAAAAGTATTAAGCTGATTAAGGAAATAGTAattgtatttgtacactcaCTATCAGCTTCGTAGACTGATATGGTAACTGGTACACCAATTGTTCACCAAGAACATGTATTAGCACTTTGACAGCTCCATGCCTCGTGAAAggttgtcatgtgtaataactatgtacaaaCTTATTCTTTTTTTGGAAATATTGTTGCATGGTGAAGATGGTAGCATGCTTAGCTGAAAGCTGAGCATTGTGGTTTGATTTTAGGACACTGCAatcttttttacaattttttagcaTGACTTCACAGATGTGAATGTAAATGGCtcttattaaattattattaccGGAATGGCTGATTTTTTGACGTCTTATGGCAGATTATCTGAGCAGGAAA
Proteins encoded in this window:
- the LOC137404932 gene encoding uncharacterized protein, which encodes MDGEKILMSSQKSKFPFQGLALLVLSFLLTGTVGGLIYLSIHGQASCQPQQKVKTVDIEADVTVTSGNNEKEEHISYDQNSRVAYYKGADGSFEVDDFSKGIHIIRAPGNKVCYVIPVGANSNSHQGFESFLKNSNHGAVQVDGSVENEVQILPGKIEDTSFIPDGAHEECTNGYRWMVVTSSASADNGKVKREAEDELDTGCKYCYHFNKDDGSLYESCFVIAEFDFCYRVYLEGDRPDWVVDSHSQNESTIKP